In the genome of Borreliella spielmanii, one region contains:
- the bdr gene encoding Bdr family repetitive protein → MLETKVNENDVYNELVRLGMNKILASDLATRFYHNEITIKDLEIIKLELQGFVRDEVSTVKDEINIVKGEIKSLKTEFDSKLKLHNWMIGIVLASQGAIVGILVSLFFYIVNKL, encoded by the coding sequence ATGTTAGAGACAAAAGTTAATGAAAACGATGTATATAATGAGCTCGTTAGATTAGGTATGAATAAAATATTAGCAAGTGATTTGGCTACTAGATTTTATCATAATGAAATAACAATAAAGGATTTAGAGATTATTAAACTAGAGCTTCAGGGTTTTGTAAGAGATGAAGTTAGCACTGTAAAAGATGAAATTAATATTGTAAAAGGAGAAATTAAAAGCTTAAAAACCGAATTCGATAGTAAATTAAAACTTCATAATTGGATGATAGGAATTGTATTAGCCTCTCAAGGCGCGATAGTAGGTATTTTAGTTAGTCTATTCTTTTATATAGTGAATAAATTGTAA
- a CDS encoding S2/P23 family protein, which yields MKKSISILNIFLFVLFFYSCLPTLEYSESIKAGILDFKPIKEDNNKNIEEYSKKNIKEDNNNIYCVDEEFRLNEIKEGEVSQLFARGYVTWVKSGNLRAIKDKNNNLIQDLKGLKYSYIFSPIRFKTLSLLWFSYTYYINDNNYKILGNEVPIAKIIAFESTKEFEDNYEVKSLKLISEGSNIDFEQYRTGVAKIRLKETSKEFGYINSYNFGVFNNDLTNSFKLLYKKSGCGYMLAHFTIKDKQANKDKTYEIVLDIKLFADTIKLIFDKYPNLSTEKLKALY from the coding sequence ATGAAAAAATCGATAAGTATTTTAAATATATTTTTATTTGTATTGTTTTTTTATTCTTGTTTGCCAACACTAGAATATTCAGAAAGTATCAAGGCTGGAATTTTGGATTTTAAGCCAATTAAAGAAGATAATAATAAAAATATTGAAGAATATAGTAAAAAAAATATTAAAGAAGATAATAACAATATTTATTGTGTTGATGAAGAATTTAGGTTAAACGAAATAAAAGAGGGAGAAGTTTCGCAATTATTTGCAAGAGGTTATGTTACATGGGTAAAATCTGGTAATTTAAGAGCTATAAAAGATAAAAACAATAATTTGATTCAAGATCTTAAAGGACTTAAGTATTCGTATATTTTTTCACCCATTCGATTTAAAACTTTATCATTATTATGGTTTAGCTATACTTATTATATTAATGATAATAACTATAAGATATTGGGCAATGAAGTGCCAATAGCTAAAATAATAGCATTTGAGTCAACTAAAGAGTTTGAAGATAATTATGAAGTTAAAAGTCTAAAGTTAATTTCTGAGGGATCAAATATTGATTTTGAGCAATATAGAACTGGTGTTGCTAAAATTAGGTTAAAAGAGACTTCAAAAGAGTTTGGATACATTAATTCATATAATTTTGGAGTTTTTAATAATGACTTAACAAATTCTTTTAAACTTCTTTATAAGAAGAGTGGATGTGGTTATATGCTTGCGCATTTTACTATAAAAGATAAACAAGCTAATAAAGATAAAACCTATGAAATTGTATTAGATATAAAGTTGTTTGCTGATACTATTAAGCTAATATTTGATAAGTATCCAAATTTATCAACTGAAAAATTAAAGGCTCTCTATTGA